In Topomyia yanbarensis strain Yona2022 chromosome 2, ASM3024719v1, whole genome shotgun sequence, one DNA window encodes the following:
- the LOC131680394 gene encoding uncharacterized protein K02A2.6-like — protein sequence MAEVNPPADVPAAIVPAAVPTSFTIDPFDRHKMKWSRWVERLEGAFVLFGVQNEVRLYMLLHYMGGETYDIISDKLAPERPQQQTYDAIVRLLEAHFNPEPLEILENFRFKCRKQADDRPEETIDEYLIALRKLAITCNFGDYLRTALRNQFVFGLKDRAIQSRLLEVRNLTLERACNLTLEIAVSMELSNKGGREIQSKQGRSEVNLVQHSRVNNANAQVQGPRTIANKKKREKPDSENKGECFRCGSSGHYANKCYHVRTVCNFCKLAGHLEKVCIKKKKNAKQDKQKAKSEANLLEESEADQREVISLDEVCKLEIAAKPSSKFWLDLQVNGTKIRFEVDTGAPVAIISTYDKKMHFAADTLLPSDMQLVSFCDTRIQIEGMLEVKVVHDGKSLLLPLYVSNVKKHPLLGRQWMKAMRVDLNKIAYTDVNKIDTVTNSLQTMPAAVKTLVEKYATLYDNSIGKIKGLSAKLCLKPNTNPVYIKSRPVPFSLRAVVENELDKLVNNGILVKVNHSAWATPIVPVPKANNKVRLCGDYKVTVNPNLVVDGHPLPTIEELFANVAGGEKFTKIDLTQAYLQLEVEEGDREVLTLNTHKGLYQPTRLMYGIASAPAIWQRLMEQVLNGIPGVTVFLDDIRITGPNDQIHLQRLEEVLKRLSSYNMRINLEKCHFFANEIEYCGYLINKTGIHKVKRKITAIQNMPVPENKDQIRSFVGLVNYYGRFFPNLSSTLYPLNSLLKNDVRFVWSKQCEEAFNKVKQEMQSNSFLVHYDPTLPLVLATDASPYGVGAVLSHVYPDGSERPIQYASQTLNATQQAYKQVDREAYGIIFGVRRFYQYLFGRRFTLLTDNEPLKQIFSDTKGLPKMSALRMQHYATFLASFNYKIQFRPTNQHGNADAFSRLPLKEKTPANVIEETDYMEVNMIETLPLTVNELARATAADKTVKVLMQGLQNGKIVDPKERFGVEQHEFTIQKGCIMRGIRVYVPPNLRVKVLAELHSTHFGTSRLKTLARGYVWWERIDLHIEEMVRNCSYCQSTRAEPAKVPTHCWESPSRPFDRIHVDFAGPFKNTYFIVLVDAYTKWPEVRILNNITTTTTIQVCREYFATYGIPSVMVSDHGVQFTSEEFQKFLKMNGVYHKMGAPYHPSTNGQAERFVQTFKAKLKSLQCDRSTMHAELCNILLVYRKTIHPATGKSPSMMLYNRQIRSRLDLMVPDNVAETKEVVGKVRDLLNGARVAARDYLDKEKWKFGVVSEKLGKLHYYIRLDDGRTWKRHIDQLREVGPTLPNRRDIPVVIKDVPAETVQTDDLDPELTATTSATQKVGATTTMGPKESPSESAGVTEKQIDKVTSGSRTVNTSHPNQTDYRQSQRKSGRVIRPPSRLNL from the coding sequence ATGGCTGAAGTAAACCCGCCAGCGGATGTTCCGGCTGCAATTGTTCCAGCTGCCGTGCCAACTTCATTTACAATCGATCCATTCGACCGACACAAAATGAAGTGGTCGAGATGGGTAGAGCGGCTGGAAGGTGCATTTGTTTTGTTTGGTGTACAGAATGAGGTTAGGTTATACATGTTGCTTCACTACATGGGAGGAGAAACATACGATATTATTAGCGACAAACTTGCACCGGAGAGACCTCAACAACAGACGTATGACGCAATTGTGCGTTTGTTGGAAGCTCATTTCAACCCAGAGCCGTTGGAAATTTTAGAGAATTTCCGCTTCAAGTGCCGCAAGCAAGCAGATGATCGTCCGGAGGAAACGATTGACGAGTATTTGATAGCATTGCGGAAACTTGCTATCACCTGTAATTTTGGAGATTATCTCAGAACAGCTCTGCGGAATCAATTCGTGTTTGGGTTGAAGGACCGCGCAATACAATCCCGGTTGTTGGAGGTACGGAACCTGACGCTGGAGCGGGCTTGCAACCTGACGCTGGAGATTGCAGTTTCGATGGAGCTCTCGAACAAAGGTGGAAGAGAAATCCAGTCCAAACAAGGAAGATCGGAAGTGAATCTAGTTCAACACTCTCGAGTGAATAACGCGAATGCCCAGGTCCAGGGGCCACGTACGATTGCTAATAAAAAGAAACGCGAGAAACCTGATTCGGAAAACAAAGGGGAATGTTTTCGGTGTGGTAGTTCCGGGCACTACGCCAACAAGTGCTATCATGTTCGCACGGTGTGCAATTTTTGTAAACTTGCTGGTCATCTGGAAAAGGTGTGCATTAAGAAAAAGAAGAATGCCAAGCAAGATAAACAGAAGGCAAAATCTGAGGCAAATTTGTTGGAAGAGTCCGAAGCCGACCAACGTGAAGTTATTTCATTGGATGAAGTGTGTAAATTGGAGATTGCGGCCAAACCGTCATCGAAGTTCTGGCTGGATCTTCAAGTGAACGGTACTAAAATCCGATTTGAAGTGGATACTGGTGCTCCTGTTGCAATAATAAGCACATACGATAAGAAGATGCACTTTGCTGCGGATACTCTGCTGCCGTCGGATATGCAATTAGTAAGTTTCTGCGATACGAGGATCCAAATTGAAGGAATGCTGGAAGTGAAAGTTGTTCACGATGGAAAATCTTTGTTACTTCCCCTGTACGTATCAAACGTGAAGAAGCACCCGTTGCTGGGCCGTCAGTGGATGAAGGCGATGCGAGTTGACCTGAACAAGATTGCATATACTGATGTAAACAAAATTGATACTGTTACTAATTCACTGCAAACAATGCCTGCCGCTGTTAAGACGCTAGTTGAGAAGTATGCTACACTCTATGACAATTCAATTGGGAAAATAAAAGGATTATCTGCCAAGCTGTGCCTGAAGCCGAATACAAATCCTGTTTACATAAAATCCAGACCTGTTCCGTTTTCGTTGCGAGCAGTTGTCGAGAACGAGCTTGACAAATTAGTCAACAATGGTATCCTTGTGAAAGTCAACCATAGTGCatgggctacacccatagttcCAGTGCCGAAGGCCAACAACAAAGTGCGACTTTGTGGGGATTACAAGGTTACGGTAAACCCGAATTTGGTGGTAGACGGTCACCCATTACCGACGATTGAGGAACTTTTTGCTAATGTTGCTGGCGGTGAAAAGTTTACGAAGATCGACTTGACTCAAGCGTACTTACAGCTAGAGGTTGAGGAGGGTGATAGGGAGGTATTAACTCTCAATACACACAAGGGTCTTTACCAGCCTACACGTTTGATGTATGGCATTGCGTCTGCACCTGCTATTTGGCAAAGACTAATGGAGCAAGTGCTGAATGGGATTCCTGGTGTTACCGTATTCCTAGACGACATTCGGATTACCGGTCCGAATGATCAAATACATCTGCAAAGGCTCGAAGAGGTTCTGAAGCGTCTTAGTTCGTACAACATGCGTATAAACCTAGAAAAATGTCACTTTTTTGCGAACGAGATTGAGTACTGCGGGTACCTGATCAATAAGACAGGTATTCATAAGGTTAAGAGGAAGATTACAGCGATCCAGAATATGCCAGTTCCAGAAAACAAAGATCAAATTCGTTCATTTGTGGGGTTAGTGAACTACTACGGAAGGTTCTTTCCGAACCTCAGTTCGACTTTATATCCCCTTAATAGTCTACTGAAGAACGATGTGCGTTTTGTATGGTCAAAACAATGTGAAGAGGCGTTCAACAAAGTCAAGCAAGAGATGCAGTCCAATTCATTTCTGGTACACTACGATCCCACGCTGCCATTGGTACTTGCTACTGATGCTTCGCCATACGGAGTCGGTGCGGTACTGAGTCACGTTTACCCGGATGGCTCAGAAAGACCGATCCAGTACGCATCCCAAACACTCAACGCTACGCAACAAGCCTACAAGCAGGTAGATCGGGAAGCATACGGAATTATATTTGGAGTTCGCCGGTTCTACCAGTATCTGTTTGGAAGAAGATTTACATTGCTGACGGATAACGAGCCGTTGAAGCAGATTTTTTCGGACACGAAAGGTCTACCGAAAATGTCTGCTCTGAGGATGCAACACTACGCAACATTTTTGGCATCATTCAACTACAAGATACAGTTCAGACCAACGAACCAACACGGCAATGCGGACGCTTTCTCGCGTTTGCCATTGAAGGAGAAAACACCAGCGAACGTCATTGAAGAGACGGATTACATGGAGGTCAACATGATCGAAACGCTGCCGCTAACCGTGAATGAGCTCGCTAGGGCTACCGCTGCGGACAAGACTGTGAAGGTGCTGATGCAAGGCCTACAGAATGGAAAAATTGTTGATCCTAAAGAACGTTTCGGTGTGGAACAACATGAGTTCACAATTCAGAAAGGCTGTATCATGCGTGGAATACGAGTTTACGTTCCTCCGAATTTGCGTGTAAAAGTCTTAGCCGAATTACATTCTACACATTTCGGTACTAGTCGATTAAAAACACTGGCTCGCGGATATGTTTGGTGGGAAAGGATTGATTTGCATATCGAGGAGATGGTGCGCAACTGCAGTTACTGTCAATCGACAAGGGCCGAACCTGCCAAAGTTCCTACGCATTGCTGGGAGTCACCGTCGAGGCCGTTTGACCGCATACATGTGGATTTTGCAGGGCCGTTTAAGAACACGTACTTTATCGTGCTTGTGGACGCCTACACGAAATGGCCTGAGGTGCGCATTCTTAACAACATCACCACTACAACCACAATTCAGGTCTGCAGAGAATATTTCGCAACGTACGGAATCCCTTCGGTTATGGTGAGTGATCATGGAGTGCAATTTACTTCTGAAGAGTTCCAGAAATTCTTGAAGATGAACGGAGTTTATCACAAAATGGGGGCGCCATATCACCCATCAACCAACGGGCAAGCCGAACGATTTGTTCAGACGTTCAAGGCGAAGTTAAAGAGTCTGCAGTGCGACAGAAGTACGATGCATGCCGAATTGTGCAACATACTCCTTGTTTATCGAAAGACCATACACCCTGCCACTGGTAAATCACCGTCCATGATGTTGTATAACCGACAAATTCGATCACGTCTAGATCTGATGGTCCCGGATAATGTTGCTGAAACAAAGGAAGTTGTCGGCAAAGTGCGTGACCTACTCAACGGAGCAAGAGTTGCAGCGAGAGATTACCTCGATAAGGAAAAGTGGAAGTTTGGTGTGGTTTCAGAGAAACTGGGAAAACTTCATTACTACATTCGTCTCGACGACGGCAGGACATGGAAGAGGCACATTGATCAGCTCAGAGAAGTTGGTCCAACTCTGCCGAACCGAAGAGATATACCAGTTGTTATCAAGGATGTACCTGCTGAAACTGTGCAAACAGATGATCTTGATCCAGAATTGACAGCAACGACCAGTGCGACGCAAAAAGTAGGAGCGACTACTACGATGGGTCCGAAGGAATCGCCATCAGAATCCGCTGGAGTAACAGAGAAACAAATCGACAAAGTAACCTCCGGTTCAAGGACTGTCAACACAAGTCATCCCAACCAGACAGACTATCGACAATCGCAAAGAAAATCGGGTCGAGTAATCCGACCGCCCAGTAGATTGAACCTTTAA